One segment of Xylanibacillus composti DNA contains the following:
- a CDS encoding PadR family transcriptional regulator, which translates to MNRDKQLPLTETTYYILLALVEPAHGYLIMQKVEELSHGQVKLAAGTLYGAIENLLKHQWIAAVKSDEKRRKTYVITEKGIAILRLDYERMQHMLAITDRILQL; encoded by the coding sequence TTGAACCGTGACAAGCAATTGCCGTTGACGGAGACGACCTATTATATTTTGCTGGCATTGGTGGAGCCGGCGCATGGCTATTTGATCATGCAGAAGGTGGAAGAACTTAGCCATGGCCAAGTAAAGCTTGCCGCCGGGACGTTGTACGGCGCTATCGAGAATTTGTTGAAGCATCAATGGATCGCCGCTGTCAAGAGTGATGAGAAGAGGCGCAAGACTTACGTCATAACGGAAAAAGGCATCGCGATTCTTCGTTTGGATTACGAGCGCATGCAGCATATGCTGGCGATTACGGACCGCATTTTACAGCTTTGA
- a CDS encoding class I SAM-dependent methyltransferase — MKEKIREAYDKLAKDYELHVDKESGFNAYYERPAMLGELADDLAGLAVLDAGCAAGWYTEQCFMRGARVTAVDISPAMVAACRRRVENRADVRICDLSEPLPFDAEAFDWIVSSLTLHYVEDWSATFREFKRILKPGGKLLFSLHHPMMDMELMDKPDYFARTLLTDTWQKKEAGPVEVTFYRRPMQEIVNATAEHFVIERMMEPKPSPLYKEMPGARDWYAQYEERLSTRPHFLIVRALKNRQGIG, encoded by the coding sequence GTGAAAGAGAAAATTCGGGAAGCGTACGACAAATTGGCGAAGGACTACGAGCTGCATGTGGACAAGGAGAGCGGCTTCAACGCGTATTATGAGCGTCCAGCGATGCTGGGTGAGCTGGCGGATGATCTGGCAGGTCTGGCGGTGCTGGATGCCGGTTGCGCTGCGGGCTGGTATACGGAGCAATGCTTCATGCGAGGTGCACGGGTGACTGCTGTGGATATAAGCCCTGCCATGGTTGCGGCCTGCCGGCGCAGAGTGGAGAATCGGGCTGACGTGCGGATTTGTGATCTGTCGGAGCCGCTGCCGTTCGATGCGGAAGCCTTCGACTGGATTGTCAGCTCGCTGACGCTGCATTATGTGGAGGACTGGTCTGCGACGTTCCGCGAGTTCAAGCGCATCCTGAAGCCGGGAGGAAAGCTGCTGTTCTCGCTCCATCATCCGATGATGGACATGGAGCTGATGGATAAGCCCGACTACTTCGCGCGAACGCTGCTGACCGACACATGGCAGAAGAAGGAAGCAGGGCCGGTTGAAGTGACCTTTTATCGCAGACCGATGCAGGAGATTGTGAATGCGACAGCGGAGCACTTTGTGATTGAGCGGATGATGGAGCCAAAGCCCAGTCCGCTGTACAAGGAAATGCCCGGGGCACGGGATTGGTATGCACAATATGAAGAGAGACTGTCGACGCGGCCCCACTTTCTGATCGTAAGGGCATTGAAGAACAGGCAGGGCATCGGCTGA
- a CDS encoding M23 family metallopeptidase, producing the protein MKYFEGFRVTSPYGPRRNSATGAADFHTGVDLAKAHRAPIPATVPGKVLFAGEGTPGSGFGGFGITAAVQDKYGALHCYCHLDSVSVAAGQSVQKGQEVGKQGSTGQASGSHLHYEIRKTAHPNFGWMADRANNCYEPEQYLDEYFAREAPRQPGKTGFRDVPDDHWAAASIAKAAAADVIKGVAPEVYGLGQPVTREQLAVILDRLGLLDKR; encoded by the coding sequence ATGAAATACTTTGAAGGGTTTCGCGTAACCAGTCCGTACGGGCCGCGAAGGAATTCTGCGACGGGCGCTGCGGATTTTCATACTGGCGTAGATTTGGCCAAAGCGCATCGCGCGCCTATTCCGGCAACTGTGCCGGGCAAAGTGCTCTTTGCCGGCGAAGGCACGCCGGGCAGCGGTTTTGGCGGATTCGGCATTACAGCGGCCGTGCAGGACAAGTATGGGGCGCTGCATTGTTACTGCCATTTGGACAGTGTATCTGTAGCGGCAGGCCAGTCCGTTCAAAAAGGACAAGAGGTCGGCAAGCAAGGGAGCACCGGTCAAGCCAGCGGCAGTCATCTGCATTATGAGATTCGCAAGACCGCTCACCCGAATTTTGGCTGGATGGCGGACCGCGCCAACAATTGCTACGAGCCCGAACAGTATTTGGATGAGTACTTTGCCAGGGAAGCGCCACGGCAGCCGGGAAAAACCGGATTTCGCGACGTGCCCGACGATCATTGGGCCGCGGCTTCCATTGCCAAGGCGGCAGCAGCTGATGTCATCAAAGGTGTAGCTCCAGAAGTATATGGGCTGGGACAGCCCGTAACACGGGAGCAGCTTGCAGTCATCCTGGATCGGCTTGGCTTGCTGGATAAGAGGTGA
- a CDS encoding YdeI/OmpD-associated family protein produces MEISNLIPATSRGELRAWLQANSRTEKCCWVVVSMTPSRGKLLYLDAVEEALCFGWIDGTKKKISATETAQRLSPRSKRSSWTELNKERVRRLEKLGLMRDEGRDALPDMNPDSFVIDPVVEQRLKEERQVYENFLAFPALYQRVRMDTIHSVKNQPELFARRLDKFITNTKANKMYGQWHDHGRLLDY; encoded by the coding sequence ATGGAAATCAGCAATCTGATCCCCGCAACATCGAGAGGGGAGCTGAGAGCTTGGCTGCAGGCAAATAGCAGGACAGAAAAATGCTGCTGGGTCGTGGTCAGTATGACGCCAAGCAGGGGCAAGTTGCTCTATTTAGACGCGGTGGAAGAAGCTTTATGTTTCGGCTGGATCGATGGAACCAAAAAGAAAATATCGGCAACGGAGACGGCGCAAAGACTGTCTCCCCGAAGCAAGAGAAGTTCATGGACGGAATTGAATAAAGAACGTGTCCGCCGCCTCGAAAAGCTGGGATTAATGAGAGACGAAGGAAGAGATGCGCTTCCTGATATGAACCCAGACTCTTTTGTAATAGACCCGGTTGTCGAGCAAAGGTTAAAAGAGGAAAGGCAAGTGTATGAGAATTTTTTGGCATTTCCAGCCCTCTATCAGAGAGTTCGCATGGATACGATTCACAGCGTCAAAAACCAGCCCGAGTTATTCGCGAGGAGATTAGACAAATTTATAACAAACACGAAAGCAAATAAAATGTATGGGCAATGGCATGATCATGGACGCCTGCTGGATTATTAA
- a CDS encoding MerR family transcriptional regulator: MHTVKEAAQITGLTEHAVRFYTDKGLVPSVQRNENNIRLFDAESINWLYGVKCLKQSGMPIEAIKMYVDLCLKGDSTIPQRNEIMMKHKEAALVQLEEAKQRVAHLEEKTALYQAMMEHGVPDTTNPGKWEKYRHIHCDVFYSPSDSPAT; the protein is encoded by the coding sequence ATGCATACGGTCAAGGAAGCCGCCCAAATAACAGGACTCACCGAGCACGCGGTACGCTTTTACACCGACAAAGGATTGGTGCCAAGCGTGCAGCGCAATGAGAACAATATCCGGCTGTTCGACGCAGAATCCATCAACTGGCTGTACGGTGTCAAATGCCTGAAGCAATCCGGGATGCCGATTGAAGCGATCAAAATGTACGTCGATCTCTGTCTCAAAGGGGATTCGACCATTCCGCAACGCAACGAAATCATGATGAAGCATAAAGAAGCGGCGCTCGTCCAGCTCGAAGAAGCCAAGCAGCGCGTCGCCCATTTGGAAGAAAAGACGGCCCTCTATCAGGCCATGATGGAGCATGGCGTTCCAGACACAACCAATCCCGGCAAATGGGAAAAATACCGGCACATCCATTGTGACGTGTTTTATTCGCCCTCCGATTCACCAGCAACATAA